The following proteins are co-located in the Desulfoscipio sp. XC116 genome:
- a CDS encoding SAM-dependent methyltransferase — protein sequence MQHDRNHRGKFYVVGIGPAGPQTATLQALEAIRQADAIVAPLEKADLFADYIQDKPVLFDPWEGFWEHNGVPCMDLEPKLAREFQNNRFKARDERVGKIRALLEQGQNVALLDSGNPCFFAPSHWYVEQFDERELEIIPGMGCEAAALAALGKSIIPSYGNSFVLQTSAIKLKDFPLAWPGQKDIHGNMVIYMVFKDPVALFFKLAGLYTQDTPCAIVYWAGDSQRQRVIRGTVKNMAKKIEAENNRMGLLFVGDFLTSKPYEAAMRRDLARAGE from the coding sequence ATGCAGCATGATCGTAATCACCGGGGTAAATTTTATGTGGTGGGCATTGGACCCGCCGGACCTCAAACTGCCACTTTGCAAGCACTGGAAGCAATCAGGCAGGCTGACGCCATTGTGGCCCCCCTGGAAAAGGCAGATTTATTTGCGGATTATATTCAGGATAAACCCGTACTTTTTGACCCCTGGGAAGGATTTTGGGAGCATAACGGTGTGCCCTGTATGGATTTAGAGCCCAAACTAGCCCGGGAGTTTCAAAACAATCGGTTTAAAGCCAGGGATGAGCGAGTGGGTAAAATTAGAGCTCTGCTGGAACAAGGTCAAAACGTGGCTCTGCTGGATTCCGGCAACCCTTGTTTTTTTGCTCCTAGTCACTGGTATGTGGAACAATTTGATGAACGCGAGCTGGAAATTATACCGGGCATGGGATGTGAAGCGGCAGCTTTGGCAGCATTGGGTAAAAGTATTATTCCCTCCTACGGCAACAGCTTTGTGCTACAGACCTCCGCCATTAAATTAAAGGATTTTCCACTGGCCTGGCCGGGGCAAAAGGATATTCACGGCAACATGGTGATCTACATGGTTTTTAAAGATCCGGTAGCGCTGTTTTTCAAGCTGGCGGGTCTTTACACTCAAGACACCCCTTGCGCCATTGTGTACTGGGCGGGTGATTCCCAGCGGCAGCGGGTGATACGTGGTACGGTGAAGAATATGGCTAAAAAAATAGAAGCGGAAAATAACCGCATGGGACTATTGTTTGTGGGTGATTTTTTAACGAGCAAACCTTATGAAGCTGCTATGCGCCGGGATCTGGCCAGGGCCGGCGAGTAA
- a CDS encoding methyltransferase domain-containing protein, with protein sequence MMKHREWFDSMAAKWDSTVLEDKKCQLLFDLITGLNIVKGSRVLDVATGTGILIPRLLNIIGKEGELTAIDFAEKMIARAQSKFKATGVNFLVADVMQLPFGDNNFDEIICNSAFPHFTHQPKAMQEMARVLKTGARLIICNPAPREELNEFHRSLGGVVGNDMLPAEPEMRHMARQAGLEQVLIQDGPYAYLFTAIKTNAV encoded by the coding sequence ATGATGAAGCACAGGGAATGGTTTGATAGCATGGCGGCAAAGTGGGACAGCACTGTGCTGGAGGACAAAAAATGCCAACTGTTATTTGATTTAATTACCGGTTTAAACATAGTCAAAGGCAGCCGGGTATTGGATGTGGCCACTGGGACCGGTATTTTAATTCCCCGGTTGCTAAATATCATTGGCAAAGAGGGAGAATTAACCGCCATTGATTTTGCCGAGAAAATGATTGCCCGGGCGCAGAGTAAATTTAAGGCTACCGGGGTTAATTTCTTGGTGGCGGACGTGATGCAGTTGCCCTTCGGGGACAACAATTTTGATGAAATCATCTGCAATTCCGCCTTCCCCCATTTTACCCATCAACCAAAGGCCATGCAAGAGATGGCCCGGGTGCTTAAAACCGGTGCCCGGCTAATTATTTGCAACCCGGCGCCCCGGGAAGAACTAAATGAATTTCATCGAAGCTTGGGCGGTGTGGTAGGTAACGATATGCTGCCGGCGGAACCGGAAATGCGACACATGGCCCGCCAGGCAGGTTTGGAGCAGGTACTTATTCAAGACGGGCCATACGCTTATTTATTTACAGCCATAAAAACTAATGCGGTTTAA
- a CDS encoding flavin reductase family protein has product MILTPRKREHIMPLPVVLISTLSGDGVKNAAPWSNITPILRPFSDIVLGSWVKRDTLNIIRATKEFVINVPTADMVEAVMVCSRNYPPEVDEFERAGLRARPSRNVKPPGIEGCLAWAECTLVEEISRKNYSLVVGTVVHLEVDDDFFNEAGEMDYERARPLSVMLGDKGMYFTRPVFAGRYAEYAEMFLSQENSTDKE; this is encoded by the coding sequence ATGATTCTGACACCGCGTAAAAGAGAGCACATTATGCCTTTGCCGGTGGTGCTGATATCGACGTTGAGCGGGGACGGGGTAAAAAATGCGGCGCCCTGGTCGAACATTACTCCCATACTGAGGCCCTTTAGCGATATCGTGCTTGGTTCGTGGGTTAAGCGCGACACCTTGAACATCATTCGCGCGACCAAAGAATTTGTCATTAACGTGCCCACTGCGGACATGGTAGAGGCGGTAATGGTTTGCTCCAGAAATTATCCTCCCGAGGTGGATGAATTTGAACGGGCCGGGCTGCGGGCCCGCCCCTCCCGGAATGTCAAACCGCCGGGTATCGAAGGTTGTCTGGCCTGGGCGGAGTGCACCCTGGTGGAGGAAATCAGCAGAAAGAACTACTCGCTGGTTGTCGGCACGGTGGTCCACCTGGAGGTGGATGATGATTTCTTTAATGAAGCCGGAGAAATGGATTACGAGCGGGCCAGGCCGCTTTCCGTCATGCTGGGCGACAAGGGCATGTATTTTACCAGGCCGGTATTCGCCGGCCGGTACGCCGAGTACGCGGAGATGTTTCTTAGCCAGGAAAACAGTACGGACAAGGAATAA
- a CDS encoding FmdE family protein, giving the protein MDIRNIMSQIQNEHITIIQEEVAVQFDNRQQTPLGFKWRNRHYEVLKPILVGNNLRGHPNYLVLTTDGGVFNLTMVREQEGAVFCRSKWVLRYRVNEAVPSGNDAGCQPAGGSGGAVKRLKNSDKLKNNARSLFAPLALTKIVQYHGHLCPELVVGYRVGLIAQRELGLTRDKAREFFILAENMSSAIDALQYMTGCTVGNQCFYAYDLGKHVYYLGRFNKCSEEPRETLRIALVNPLVGLNHAGETPVNDIEEKIIAGQAGAAEVEEYRRAINQAVSGLLNAPEGSLFTKSKVFLRSPRAVDGCDYVRCSGCGEMVAKRKAVPVINGFLCQVCATKVI; this is encoded by the coding sequence TTGGATATCAGGAATATCATGTCTCAAATCCAAAACGAGCACATTACCATTATCCAGGAAGAAGTAGCGGTCCAATTCGACAATCGTCAGCAAACTCCTTTGGGGTTCAAGTGGCGCAACAGGCACTATGAAGTGCTGAAACCGATCCTGGTCGGTAATAATCTCCGGGGACATCCCAACTATCTGGTTTTAACGACCGATGGAGGGGTTTTTAACCTGACGATGGTGCGTGAACAGGAGGGCGCCGTTTTTTGCCGGAGCAAGTGGGTATTAAGGTACCGGGTCAACGAGGCGGTTCCTTCCGGGAACGATGCCGGCTGTCAGCCTGCCGGTGGTTCCGGCGGCGCTGTAAAGCGGTTGAAGAATAGTGACAAGTTGAAGAATAACGCTCGCAGTTTATTTGCTCCTTTGGCGCTGACCAAAATAGTGCAATATCATGGCCACCTTTGCCCCGAGTTGGTGGTGGGTTACCGGGTGGGATTGATAGCCCAAAGAGAGCTGGGATTGACTAGGGATAAGGCCCGAGAGTTCTTTATCCTGGCTGAAAACATGTCCTCCGCCATAGACGCCCTGCAGTATATGACAGGCTGCACCGTGGGCAACCAGTGTTTTTACGCCTATGATTTGGGCAAGCACGTCTATTATTTGGGCCGGTTTAACAAGTGCTCCGAAGAGCCCCGGGAGACCCTGCGCATAGCCCTGGTCAATCCCCTGGTTGGTTTAAACCACGCCGGGGAAACGCCGGTCAACGATATTGAGGAGAAAATTATTGCCGGCCAGGCCGGCGCAGCCGAGGTGGAAGAATACCGCCGCGCGATTAATCAAGCCGTGTCGGGGCTGCTGAACGCTCCCGAGGGGAGTTTATTTACCAAGTCAAAGGTGTTCCTGCGCTCTCCCCGGGCAGTTGACGGGTGTGATTATGTCAGATGCTCCGGCTGCGGCGAAATGGTGGCGAAAAGAAAAGCCGTTCCGGTGATCAATGGATTCTTGTGTCAGGTATGCGCGACCAAGGTCATTTGA
- a CDS encoding iron ABC transporter substrate-binding protein, translating into MKKLTILAMACIILIAAVCAGCTQTNEKSNSLSEPENRVVTDLLGRKIELKGAVEKVVAIGPGALRLYCYAGDVSKVVGIEQMEVDDVTGRPYILANKQLTSLPVIGAGGPRNAPDSEKIVAVAPDVIFTTTSYAGDIATADELQQKTQIPVVVLNYGLESTFDPDVDASLLLIGQVMGQEEKSREIVDYIAQCKNDLNDRTKDIADSDRPTAYVGGLGAAGVHGIESTRGDYALFKAVNAVNVIDETGQTGSVMIDKEKLLEWNPDRIFIDYSGLTMVRDDYSTNPQIYQALSAFKNGEIYAQLPYNWYHTNIEVSICDAYYIGEVLYPEQFKDIDIVEKSGEIINRFVGKNVYPVLADQFGEFGKITME; encoded by the coding sequence GTGAAAAAGTTGACTATACTGGCAATGGCATGTATTATCTTGATTGCGGCAGTATGTGCCGGCTGCACTCAAACCAATGAAAAATCAAATTCTCTTTCAGAACCGGAAAACCGGGTAGTAACGGATCTCTTGGGCAGGAAGATTGAATTGAAGGGAGCGGTTGAGAAGGTAGTAGCTATCGGTCCCGGTGCATTACGGCTTTATTGTTATGCCGGGGATGTCAGTAAGGTTGTGGGTATTGAACAGATGGAAGTGGATGATGTTACCGGACGCCCCTATATCTTGGCCAATAAACAGTTAACTTCTTTGCCGGTAATCGGAGCAGGCGGTCCGCGCAATGCACCCGATTCCGAGAAAATTGTGGCGGTAGCGCCGGATGTGATTTTTACCACCACTTCTTACGCCGGCGATATTGCTACGGCGGACGAATTGCAGCAAAAGACGCAGATTCCTGTAGTTGTGTTAAACTATGGGCTGGAATCAACCTTTGATCCCGATGTTGATGCTTCGCTGTTGTTGATAGGACAGGTTATGGGGCAGGAAGAGAAGTCCCGGGAAATTGTGGATTATATTGCTCAGTGTAAAAATGACTTGAATGATCGCACAAAGGACATTGCAGACAGTGACAGACCGACCGCATATGTCGGCGGCTTGGGAGCCGCGGGCGTGCACGGCATTGAAAGCACCAGGGGAGACTATGCGTTGTTTAAAGCGGTTAATGCCGTTAATGTAATTGATGAAACAGGACAGACCGGATCAGTTATGATTGACAAGGAAAAACTGTTGGAATGGAATCCTGATCGTATATTCATAGATTACAGTGGACTGACTATGGTGCGGGATGATTACTCGACAAACCCTCAAATTTATCAGGCCTTGAGCGCGTTTAAAAACGGAGAAATTTATGCGCAGTTACCCTACAATTGGTATCATACCAATATAGAGGTATCAATTTGCGATGCTTATTATATTGGCGAGGTGCTGTACCCGGAGCAGTTTAAGGATATTGACATCGTAGAAAAATCAGGAGAGATTATCAACCGGTTTGTGGGAAAAAATGTTTATCCGGTTCTTGCTGACCAGTTTGGCGAATTCGGCAAGATTACCATGGAATAA
- a CDS encoding ABC transporter ATP-binding protein, whose product MMLSVQDLSFKYLSHKVLSNINFTLEKGNCMAILGVNGAGKSTLLKCLNRILKPQAGVVFVDKLNVNLLNRAELAKKIGYVSQKSQAGRSTVIDTVLLGRKPYVKWDITSRDLEIVDKVMDMLDLHEFALRYVNELSGGELQKVAIARALAQEPDVLLLDEPTSNLDLKNQLEVIGMIKSVVKEKQISAVVTMHDLNLAARLADKFIMMKDCRIFAAGGRETMTADNIESVYSVPVVVRQFQDKPMIIPL is encoded by the coding sequence ATGATGCTGTCCGTACAGGACCTCAGTTTTAAATATCTCAGCCATAAGGTATTGAGTAATATCAACTTCACGTTGGAAAAAGGCAACTGCATGGCTATATTGGGGGTTAACGGAGCGGGAAAATCGACATTGCTCAAGTGTCTGAACAGAATACTAAAACCGCAGGCCGGTGTTGTTTTCGTTGATAAACTGAATGTAAATTTACTGAATCGGGCGGAATTGGCTAAAAAAATAGGATATGTATCTCAAAAAAGCCAAGCCGGTAGGAGTACGGTTATTGATACCGTGCTGTTGGGGAGGAAGCCTTATGTTAAATGGGATATCACAAGCAGGGATTTGGAGATTGTAGATAAAGTTATGGATATGCTGGATCTGCATGAATTTGCCTTGCGTTATGTGAATGAGTTGAGTGGAGGCGAACTGCAAAAGGTTGCCATTGCCCGGGCGCTGGCCCAGGAACCGGATGTCCTTTTGTTGGATGAACCCACCAGCAATCTGGATCTGAAAAACCAGTTGGAAGTAATCGGAATGATCAAGTCGGTGGTAAAGGAAAAGCAAATTTCCGCGGTGGTCACCATGCACGATTTGAACCTGGCCGCCCGTTTGGCGGATAAATTTATAATGATGAAAGATTGCCGGATTTTTGCGGCGGGGGGAAGAGAAACTATGACCGCTGACAACATTGAGAGTGTTTATTCGGTTCCCGTTGTCGTGCGGCAGTTCCAGGACAAACCCATGATTATACCGTTGTAA
- a CDS encoding iron ABC transporter permease gives MHKTVFEKYDLENKLKIPQKKQSIANYHKLARKKKLIGLMMLAAVFLLSLVAINAGSSKIDPFQVLLTIFGHGEGNSSVVIWNIRLPRVVSAVVAGAGLSVAGCVMQNNLRNPLAEPTTLGISHAAAFGANIAIILWGAGSIQSTSGDAVIISNPYMVTVSAFFWAMVATMVILALARFRGFAPETIVLAGVALNFLFMAGTTIIQYFADDVQIAASIFWTFGDLGRSSWPEVAIMVTAVFLSLIYFIIKRWDYNALAVGEESAKGLGVNVEYTRFFGTLLASAITAVTVSFLGIIGFIGLLGPHMMRRIIGEDHRFLIPISALAGSVLLLIADTLARTIISPVILPVGAITSFLGAPLFLYLLMRGYEKK, from the coding sequence ATGCATAAAACTGTTTTTGAAAAGTATGACCTGGAAAATAAACTGAAAATACCACAAAAAAAACAGAGTATTGCAAACTATCATAAACTTGCAAGAAAGAAAAAATTAATTGGGTTAATGATGCTGGCGGCAGTTTTTTTGCTTTCTTTAGTCGCAATTAATGCCGGCTCATCAAAAATCGATCCCTTCCAGGTACTGTTGACAATTTTTGGTCATGGAGAAGGCAACTCGTCTGTAGTGATTTGGAATATCCGCCTTCCCAGGGTTGTATCCGCCGTTGTTGCCGGAGCGGGATTATCGGTTGCGGGTTGTGTAATGCAGAATAATTTGCGCAACCCGCTGGCGGAGCCCACCACACTTGGGATATCCCACGCCGCGGCTTTTGGAGCCAACATAGCTATTATTTTATGGGGCGCCGGCAGCATTCAAAGCACCAGCGGCGATGCGGTTATTATCAGCAATCCGTACATGGTTACCGTGTCGGCTTTTTTCTGGGCTATGGTGGCCACCATGGTGATTCTGGCCCTGGCAAGATTCAGGGGTTTTGCGCCGGAGACTATAGTTTTGGCGGGGGTGGCGTTGAATTTCCTTTTTATGGCGGGAACGACAATTATTCAATATTTTGCCGATGATGTGCAAATTGCCGCCTCTATTTTCTGGACATTCGGTGATCTGGGGCGCTCCTCCTGGCCGGAGGTGGCTATAATGGTTACGGCGGTTTTTCTGTCTCTTATTTACTTTATTATAAAGAGATGGGATTATAATGCCTTGGCTGTGGGGGAGGAATCGGCCAAAGGCCTGGGTGTTAATGTTGAATATACCCGTTTCTTTGGTACATTGCTTGCTTCGGCTATTACTGCCGTTACGGTCTCCTTTTTGGGAATAATCGGTTTTATCGGTTTGCTGGGACCCCATATGATGAGACGAATAATCGGCGAAGATCACCGGTTTCTAATTCCCATCTCGGCATTGGCAGGTTCGGTATTGCTGTTGATAGCGGATACTTTGGCCAGAACCATTATATCCCCCGTAATCCTCCCTGTCGGCGCTATCACTTCGTTCCTGGGAGCGCCCTTGTTTCTGTATCTGCTGATGAGGGGGTATGAAAAGAAATGA
- a CDS encoding class I SAM-dependent methyltransferase has protein sequence MQFNAAGDREFWVRQWRNAKENSPTAKRRCRSEREQLEGWNRRAVKYARRTQGPKGEQRHKAVHELLRQENVLGPGVKVLDIGAGPGNFTVPMARAGAEVIALEPAVEMVRVMEKRLAEEKLSNVGVINRPWQEVALDEEWLRGGFDLVFASMTPGVNDPETLQKMLDVSRKYCYYSGHSGPRWEQAHRDLWRRLFNEDIGPAAGDILYPFGLLYASGYRPKTSFVMIRRVEEFTVEEAVENLGQFFWSYLDITAEIKQIIEDYVKERAENGIFRQEQKICHGMMLWRVDDRINA, from the coding sequence ATGCAGTTCAATGCCGCCGGTGATCGTGAATTTTGGGTGCGTCAATGGCGGAACGCCAAGGAGAATTCACCCACGGCCAAGCGCCGCTGCAGGAGTGAACGGGAACAATTGGAAGGCTGGAATCGGCGGGCCGTCAAGTATGCCCGGCGCACCCAGGGTCCGAAGGGTGAACAACGGCATAAAGCTGTTCACGAACTGTTGCGTCAAGAGAATGTGCTGGGTCCCGGGGTGAAGGTGCTGGATATAGGCGCCGGGCCGGGCAACTTTACCGTGCCCATGGCGCGCGCGGGCGCGGAGGTAATTGCATTGGAGCCCGCCGTGGAAATGGTGCGGGTGATGGAGAAAAGGCTTGCGGAGGAAAAATTAAGCAATGTCGGGGTGATCAATCGTCCTTGGCAGGAGGTGGCGCTGGATGAAGAATGGCTGCGGGGTGGGTTCGACCTGGTGTTTGCTTCCATGACCCCCGGAGTGAACGATCCGGAAACACTGCAAAAAATGCTGGACGTATCCCGAAAATATTGCTATTACAGCGGGCATTCCGGCCCGCGCTGGGAGCAGGCCCACCGGGATCTCTGGCGGCGGTTGTTTAACGAAGATATCGGCCCTGCCGCGGGAGATATTCTTTACCCGTTCGGGTTGTTGTACGCTTCCGGTTACCGGCCTAAAACAAGCTTTGTGATGATCAGGCGGGTGGAAGAGTTTACGGTGGAAGAAGCGGTGGAAAACCTGGGTCAATTTTTTTGGAGTTATCTGGATATCACGGCGGAGATAAAACAGATAATTGAGGACTACGTAAAGGAGCGGGCGGAAAACGGTATTTTCAGGCAAGAACAAAAAATATGCCACGGCATGATGCTGTGGCGGGTGGATGATCGGATAAATGCATAA
- a CDS encoding ABC transporter permease, which translates to MKKIPAWFVKMTKWLKDFSWPGKLSTAVILAILFLAVFAPYLSAYSHNTSTGAPLLPPGGEHLLGTDELGVDLWAQICYGARVSLLVGLGTAFLAALGGGLVGIVAGYWGEWPDKILMRLIDIMIVLPDFPLLIVLAAFWGPSLLHIIVVLALFSWVFPARITRSQVLALKEQSYIKSAETYGAGAWYLMWKHFLPEVFPLVAVNMIRLTGRAIVSEAGLSFLGLGDPTSKSWGLIIHHATSFKGIYFTDFWKWWLLYPWLALTLMVTALAFVSRELERIADPRLGGRRFS; encoded by the coding sequence TTGAAGAAGATACCTGCATGGTTTGTTAAAATGACTAAATGGCTAAAGGATTTTTCCTGGCCCGGCAAACTAAGTACCGCTGTGATTTTGGCCATTTTGTTTTTGGCTGTATTTGCCCCTTACCTTTCAGCTTATTCCCACAACACTTCAACGGGGGCTCCTCTTTTGCCGCCTGGGGGGGAGCATCTCCTGGGCACCGACGAGTTGGGCGTTGATCTTTGGGCCCAAATATGCTACGGGGCCAGGGTCAGTCTGCTGGTGGGTTTGGGTACCGCCTTTTTGGCGGCCCTGGGCGGGGGGCTTGTCGGTATTGTCGCGGGGTATTGGGGCGAGTGGCCCGACAAGATTTTAATGCGCTTAATTGATATTATGATTGTTTTGCCTGATTTTCCGCTGTTAATTGTGCTGGCTGCCTTTTGGGGACCCAGTTTGCTGCATATCATAGTGGTGCTGGCCTTGTTTTCCTGGGTTTTCCCGGCTAGAATCACCCGTTCCCAGGTGCTGGCGCTAAAGGAACAAAGCTATATCAAATCGGCGGAAACATATGGGGCCGGCGCCTGGTACCTAATGTGGAAGCATTTTCTGCCCGAAGTTTTTCCGTTGGTGGCGGTGAATATGATCAGGCTTACGGGCCGGGCCATTGTATCCGAAGCCGGGCTTTCCTTTTTGGGGTTGGGGGATCCCACTTCCAAAAGCTGGGGCTTGATTATTCACCACGCCACCAGTTTCAAAGGGATCTATTTTACGGATTTCTGGAAATGGTGGCTGCTGTATCCGTGGCTGGCTCTGACGCTGATGGTAACGGCGCTGGCTTTTGTCAGCCGCGAGCTGGAAAGAATAGCCGACCCGCGGCTGGGCGGGAGACGATTTTCTTGA
- a CDS encoding ABC transporter permease: MRLAEYGFTILIVITLNFFLPRIMPGDPFLVLSSDSPEQEEIVLNEEQREFYFHYYGLDKPVGEQYFIYLGELWGGDLGYSVYYKEPVSVIILRRLPWTLLMVMAALALSTCIGVVLGSLSAWYRERWPDKVLFFSLILLSEIPAFLLGLVLLFVFAAGLGLFPLSGALTHFAEYDNRWEKLLDILHHACLPVIALTVARLGGMYLLARNSMTTVLEKDYLRTAWAKGLTRRRVIFRHALRNSLLPIATRVFLSLGSLVGGAILVENVFAYPGLGYLMREAVRIHDYPVVQGIFLVVSIFVLLANFFSDLVYRMLDPRISDYGGTRGG; encoded by the coding sequence ATGAGGCTGGCGGAATACGGGTTTACCATTTTGATTGTAATTACTCTGAATTTTTTCCTGCCCCGGATAATGCCCGGCGACCCTTTTCTGGTGCTTTCTTCGGACAGTCCGGAACAGGAGGAAATCGTCCTCAATGAAGAGCAAAGGGAGTTCTATTTTCACTATTACGGGCTGGACAAACCTGTCGGTGAGCAATACTTTATTTATTTAGGCGAACTGTGGGGGGGTGATCTGGGCTACAGCGTTTATTACAAGGAACCGGTAAGCGTGATTATCCTGCGCCGGCTGCCCTGGACTCTGCTTATGGTCATGGCGGCGCTGGCGCTCAGCACCTGCATTGGCGTGGTTCTGGGCAGTCTGTCCGCCTGGTACCGGGAGAGGTGGCCGGATAAAGTATTGTTTTTCAGTTTGATCCTGTTATCGGAGATCCCGGCTTTTCTCCTGGGGTTGGTGCTGCTGTTTGTATTTGCCGCGGGGTTGGGGCTGTTTCCCTTGTCGGGAGCTTTAACGCACTTTGCCGAGTACGATAACCGGTGGGAAAAGCTGCTGGATATTCTGCACCATGCCTGTCTGCCTGTTATAGCCTTGACCGTCGCCCGGCTGGGCGGTATGTATTTGCTTGCCAGAAACAGCATGACCACCGTACTGGAAAAAGATTACCTGCGTACCGCCTGGGCCAAGGGATTGACCCGGAGGCGCGTTATCTTTCGTCATGCGCTGCGCAACTCTCTGCTTCCCATAGCCACCCGAGTATTTTTAAGTCTTGGCTCTCTTGTGGGCGGCGCTATATTGGTGGAAAACGTTTTTGCTTATCCCGGGTTGGGTTATTTGATGAGAGAAGCGGTCCGGATTCACGATTACCCGGTAGTGCAAGGAATTTTCCTGGTGGTAAGCATATTTGTTTTGCTGGCTAACTTTTTTTCCGATTTGGTTTACCGGATGCTCGACCCGCGAATTAGCGACTACGGCGGAACACGTGGAGGGTAA